In one window of Porites lutea chromosome 8, jaPorLute2.1, whole genome shotgun sequence DNA:
- the LOC140946961 gene encoding uncharacterized protein, with product MQGWLKNLKRNSAIRQDLTVKWMLIHVLSIEYNRIIIFKEPIPGRVLPDHVIRTEKVLNEGGCRVKCFLEPKCVSINVGSGGARTRTCELNNATDESPSLSSLKKMEHYIHFAIENFCQINDDPCPGENELCEVGFTEKRYRCVCRDGFKFVNDNCTDIDECAEDLHTCKLGMPGGMKCVNEPGSFRCECLPGFVKEGTICKDVDECGSSSLNNCSPNEKCVNEHGSFRCECIDIGPCKECHDALGVESGAISDTQMSASSQWDENLTASQGRLNLKAVPGKGGSWSAKDNNVSQWLQVDLGNPHTKVTALATQGRNNYSQWVTKYKVQYSGDGVSFQYFMDDQSSKIREFVGNTDKDTVVYHKLSCAIRVRYIRFLPVAWHDHISMRVEIYGSKDDLGMENNHISDGQISASSELNGNHKANQGRLYYTADGGKGGAWSAKTTDKNPWLQIDLGGLYATVTAGQRKADMTRMNGLRNTCCSTVTGL from the exons ATGCAAGGATGGCTGAAGAACTTGAAGAGGAACTCCGCTATCAGGCAAGATTTGACCGTGAAGTGGATGTTAATACATG TTTTGTCGATAGAATACAACCGTATCATAATATTCAAGGAACCCATACCAGGCAGAGTGCTTCCAGATCACGTGATTAGAACTGAAAAGGTACTAAATGAAGGAGGCTGCAGGGTGAAGTGCTTTTTGGAACCAAAATGCGTGTCTATTAACGTGGGTTCTGGAGGTGCTCGTACAAGAACATGCGAACTTAACAATGCCACTGACGAGAGCCCTTCACTGTCCTCTCTGAAAAAGATGGAACATTACATTCACTTTGCTATTGAG AACTTTTGCCAAATTAACGATGATCCGTGCCCAGGAGAAAACGAGTTATGTGAAGTTGGGTTCACAGAAAAACGCTACAGATGTGTCTGTCGCGATGGGTTCAAGTTTGTAAACGACAACTGTACAG ATATTGATGAATGCGCTGAGGATTTGCACACCTGCAAGCTAGGTATGCCGGGGGGCATGAAATGCGTAAATGAGCCTGGTTCGTTTCGTTGTGAATGTCTCCCCGGTTTTGTTAAAGAAGGTACTATCTGCAAAG ATGTTGACGAATGTGGGTCCTCCAGCTTGAATAACTGTTCACCTAACGAGAAATGTGTGAATGAACATGGTTCATTCCGTTGTGAGTGCATTGATATTGGACCGTGTAAAG AATGCCATGATGCTCTCGGTGTAGAAAGCGGTGCAATCTCTGATACGCAAATGAGTGCTTCTTCGCAGTGGGATGAAAATCTCACTGCCTCTCAGGGAAGGCTCAACCTTAAAGCTGTTCCAGGGAAAGGTGGATCATGGTCAGCAAAAGATAATAATGTATCTCAGTGGCTTCAAGTCGATTTGGGTAATCCGCACACCAAGGTCACTGCCCTAGCAACACAAGGCAGAAATAACTACTCTCAGTGGGTAACGAAATACAAAGTGCAGTATAGCGGAGATGGCGTCAGTTTTCAATATTTCATGGATGATCAATCCAGCAAAATAAGG gAGTTTGTTGGAAACACAGATAAGGACACTGTGGTCTACCACAAACTCAGTTGTGCCATCAGGGTACGCTACATCCGTTTTCTACCAGTAGCCTGGCACGAtcacatatccatgagggtGGAAATCTATGGATCCAAAg ATGATCTGGGAATGGAAAACAATCATATTAGCGATGGTCAAATCAGTGCCTCTTCAGAGCTGAATGGCAATCACAAAGCAAACCAAGGTAGACTTTACTATACGGCAGACGGAGGCAAAGGGGGAGCCTGGTCAGCTAAAACAACCGATAAAAATCCATGGCTTCAAATTGATCTTGGTGGTCTGTACGCTACCGTAACAGCAGGGCAACGCAAGGCAGACATGACAAGGATGAATGGGTTACGAAATACATGTTGCAGTACAGTAACTGGACTTTGA